One genomic window of Kaistia geumhonensis includes the following:
- a CDS encoding sugar phosphate isomerase/epimerase family protein, which yields MLKPACQTYTWEMLGDAFRGEPDDLLAAIGAAGYQGIEITDTMIGAYAGRPGAFAEALAKNGLVLVAFACGSSSGFTEEAALAEDLAMVERALAFTAAFPGAVLSLGSATVMSPGPREAKFAAAARFYNAAGEAGRRHGVTVAFHPSSHHDTLLETRADYDRIMELTDPTLIGWVPDTGHILRGRQDILDTLETYATRIRYLHLKDVDASGHWAMLGAGACDIPAVVATVAKAPNFNGWLVVEEESEEAGRDPAAAVAKNRRMLKDAVGV from the coding sequence ATGCTGAAGCCGGCCTGCCAGACCTATACCTGGGAGATGCTGGGCGATGCCTTCCGCGGCGAGCCGGACGATCTCCTCGCGGCGATCGGCGCGGCCGGCTACCAGGGCATCGAGATCACCGACACCATGATCGGCGCCTATGCCGGCCGTCCGGGCGCCTTCGCCGAGGCGCTGGCGAAAAACGGCCTCGTGCTCGTCGCCTTCGCCTGCGGCAGCTCGTCCGGCTTCACCGAGGAGGCGGCGCTGGCGGAGGATCTCGCGATGGTCGAGCGGGCGCTTGCCTTCACCGCCGCCTTTCCCGGCGCGGTGCTGTCGCTCGGCAGCGCGACTGTCATGTCGCCCGGCCCGCGCGAGGCGAAGTTCGCCGCCGCCGCGCGCTTCTACAACGCCGCCGGCGAGGCCGGCCGCCGGCATGGCGTCACGGTCGCCTTCCATCCGAGTTCGCACCACGACACGCTGCTCGAGACCCGCGCCGACTATGACCGCATCATGGAGCTGACCGACCCGACGCTGATCGGCTGGGTGCCCGACACGGGCCACATCCTGCGCGGCCGTCAGGACATCCTCGATACGCTCGAAACCTATGCCACGCGCATCCGCTACCTGCACCTGAAGGATGTCGATGCCTCCGGCCACTGGGCGATGCTGGGCGCGGGCGCTTGCGACATTCCCGCCGTCGTCGCAACCGTCGCGAAAGCCCCGAACTTCAACGGGTGGCTGGTCGTCGAGGAGGAATCCGAGGAAGCCGGCCGAGACCCCGCCGCCGCGGTCGCCAAGAACCGGCGGATGCTGAAGGATGCTGTGGGGGTCTAG
- a CDS encoding DeoR/GlpR family DNA-binding transcription regulator: protein MKRRSAVALPLSRRTEMLRLVAEQGSVSVPELADLFRVSTDTVRRDLDSLASSGAVLRTHGGAVRAEGAGIVPVADRIVTQADAKTRIAAAAAQLIESGETLMVNGGSTTLAFALMLPADRSVGLITNSVSILDQIDTSAFTNVYAIGGELFSVSRVMIGPVIFPHSDRIHVDTAVIGVRSIHPSRGISTATVAEAAMISEMMRAARRTIVVADETKFTQSAFAAIAPLSEIDILVTSATPPEPMAEALAEAEVQVIVAP, encoded by the coding sequence ATGAAGAGACGGTCCGCCGTCGCCCTGCCGCTCAGCCGCAGGACGGAAATGCTGCGTCTCGTCGCCGAGCAGGGCAGCGTTTCCGTGCCGGAACTTGCCGATTTGTTTCGCGTTTCGACCGACACCGTCCGCCGCGATCTCGACTCGCTGGCCAGCAGCGGTGCGGTGCTCCGGACGCATGGAGGCGCCGTGCGCGCCGAGGGCGCCGGGATCGTTCCGGTCGCCGACCGCATCGTGACGCAGGCCGACGCCAAGACGCGGATCGCCGCGGCGGCGGCGCAGCTCATCGAGAGCGGCGAGACGCTGATGGTCAATGGCGGCTCGACGACGCTGGCCTTCGCGCTGATGCTTCCGGCCGACCGCTCCGTCGGGCTCATCACCAATTCGGTGTCGATCCTCGACCAGATCGACACCAGCGCCTTCACCAATGTCTATGCGATCGGCGGCGAGCTGTTCAGCGTGTCGCGGGTCATGATCGGGCCGGTGATCTTCCCCCATTCCGACCGCATCCATGTCGACACCGCCGTGATCGGCGTCCGCTCCATCCACCCCTCGCGCGGCATCTCGACGGCGACCGTCGCCGAGGCGGCCATGATCTCGGAGATGATGCGGGCGGCGCGGCGCACCATCGTCGTCGCCGATGAGACCAAGTTCACGCAGAGCGCCTTCGCGGCCATTGCGCCGCTCTCGGAGATCGACATCCTCGTCACGAGCGCGACGCCGCCCGAGCCGATGGCCGAGGCGCTCGCCGAGGCGGAGGTTCAGGTGATCGTCGCGCCCTGA
- a CDS encoding SDR family NAD(P)-dependent oxidoreductase, giving the protein MSDIATYPSLRNRTVLVTGGGGGIGASIVRHFVAQGSKVGFLDIDETGSRALVAELEGEGTVHFEPCDITDIEALRAAIGRVREHLGPITILINNAAHDERHAIEDVTPDYWDQRLAVNLKHQFFAAQAVMGDMKAAGGGAIVNIGSNSWMQSRGGMPGYTTAKSAIVGLTRSLARDLGPFNIRVCSVVPGWIMTERQVSLYLTPAGVADLMQGQCLKRPLQVEDIARPVLFFASDEASACTNQSYVIDGGWV; this is encoded by the coding sequence ATGAGTGACATCGCGACCTATCCGAGCCTCAGGAACCGCACCGTGCTCGTTACCGGCGGCGGCGGCGGCATCGGCGCCTCCATCGTCCGCCATTTCGTCGCCCAGGGCTCGAAGGTCGGCTTCCTCGACATCGACGAGACGGGCTCGAGGGCCCTGGTCGCCGAACTGGAAGGCGAGGGGACCGTTCATTTCGAGCCTTGCGACATCACCGATATCGAAGCGCTGCGCGCCGCGATCGGCCGCGTCCGCGAGCATCTCGGGCCGATCACCATCCTCATCAACAACGCCGCCCATGACGAGCGCCACGCCATCGAGGACGTGACGCCGGACTATTGGGACCAGCGCCTCGCGGTCAATCTCAAGCACCAGTTCTTCGCGGCGCAAGCCGTGATGGGCGACATGAAGGCGGCAGGCGGCGGCGCCATCGTCAATATCGGCTCCAATTCCTGGATGCAGTCGCGCGGCGGCATGCCGGGCTACACGACGGCGAAATCGGCGATCGTCGGGCTGACGCGCAGTCTCGCGCGCGATCTCGGGCCGTTCAACATCCGCGTCTGCTCGGTCGTGCCCGGCTGGATCATGACGGAGCGGCAGGTCAGCCTCTATCTGACGCCGGCGGGCGTCGCCGACCTGATGCAGGGCCAGTGCCTCAAGCGGCCGCTGCAGGTCGAGGACATCGCGCGGCCGGTGCTGTTCTTCGCCTCCGACGAGGCGTCCGCCTGCACCAACCAGTCCTATGTCATCGACGGCGGCTGGGTCTGA
- a CDS encoding carbohydrate ABC transporter permease produces the protein MIYERNRLQTILIYCGGLLILFWSAAPFLWQLSTSFQNDVELTAATPSFIPSPLTFDHYANIFVEKSFQLYLRNSLIVAGFTTLFCLAVGAMAGFALSRLDIKGRFGILAAILSVSMFPQIAIVGPLYLLASDLALLDTYSGLVITYVALGVPLVTWVMFGYFDTLPREIDEAARMDGCSTVGLFWRIILPISAPSLVTTGLLAFIAAWNEFMFALAFTSNIDHQTVPVGIANFTNLHYIPWGDIAAASIVVTIPLVLLVLLFQRHIIDGLTQGAVKE, from the coding sequence ATGATCTACGAGCGCAACCGTCTCCAGACGATCCTCATCTATTGCGGCGGCCTGCTGATCCTCTTCTGGTCGGCGGCCCCCTTCCTGTGGCAGCTCTCGACCTCGTTCCAGAACGATGTCGAGCTGACGGCCGCGACGCCGTCCTTCATCCCCTCGCCCCTGACCTTCGACCACTACGCGAACATATTCGTCGAGAAGAGCTTCCAGCTCTATCTGCGCAATTCGCTGATCGTCGCCGGCTTCACGACGCTGTTCTGCCTGGCGGTCGGGGCCATGGCCGGCTTCGCCCTGTCGCGCCTCGACATCAAGGGCCGGTTCGGCATCCTCGCCGCGATCCTCTCGGTATCGATGTTCCCGCAGATCGCGATCGTCGGCCCGCTCTATCTGCTCGCCTCCGACCTGGCGCTGCTCGACACCTATTCCGGCCTCGTGATCACCTATGTCGCGCTCGGCGTGCCGCTCGTGACCTGGGTGATGTTCGGCTATTTCGACACGCTGCCGCGCGAGATCGACGAGGCGGCGCGCATGGACGGCTGCTCGACCGTCGGGCTCTTCTGGCGGATCATCCTGCCGATCTCGGCTCCGAGCCTCGTGACGACGGGCCTACTCGCCTTCATCGCGGCCTGGAACGAGTTCATGTTCGCGCTGGCCTTCACCTCGAACATCGACCACCAGACCGTCCCGGTCGGCATCGCGAATTTCACCAATCTCCATTACATCCCGTGGGGCGACATCGCCGCCGCCTCGATCGTGGTGACGATCCCGCTGGTTCTCCTGGTGCTGCTCTTCCAGCGCCACATCATCGACGGACTGACGCAGGGCGCGGTGAAGGAATGA
- a CDS encoding BrnA antitoxin family protein yields MTTDRPRRPKDPFAAAEAMFAKKRQPDIGTGALPTAKELVSIRIDRDVVEHFQANGPGWQERMNAALRAAAIADGMDPLPKE; encoded by the coding sequence ATGACCACGGATCGGCCCCGCCGCCCCAAGGACCCCTTTGCCGCCGCCGAGGCGATGTTCGCGAAGAAGCGGCAGCCGGACATCGGCACCGGCGCGCTTCCGACGGCGAAGGAACTCGTCTCGATCAGGATCGATCGCGACGTGGTCGAGCACTTTCAGGCGAATGGCCCGGGCTGGCAGGAGCGGATGAACGCGGCCCTGCGGGCCGCTGCGATCGCGGACGGGATGGACCCCTTGCCGAAGGAATAG
- a CDS encoding tagatose 1,6-diphosphate aldolase yields MTSAAPARLQGSMPSLDPGKMRGLQRITTSDGFFVVLALDHLISFKDMLADDRSKVSYQQAVDAKLELVNAVAPVASAFLLEAQFSLAQVIASRALPGSVGLIASIEGEGFDTVDGERRTRFRPHWTTRKIKMLGADMEKLLWFYRSDAKTAEAQRQVVRDLVAECAEQSLPFVVEPIWYALPGEDTKSTAWKERRVEGIIESAHIAAEFGADMLKVEFPGDVSTPEGRRAAAKACQRLNDGMVQPWVILSAGVGYEEFRTQVEVACDAGASGFLGGRSIWQDAVSTRDPAARAVAAREAAARLAELTEVTRRHGRPYAPAVTGDQLAAAFPDGWYSSWQEA; encoded by the coding sequence GTGACCTCTGCCGCGCCCGCCCGCCTTCAGGGCTCGATGCCCTCGCTCGACCCCGGCAAGATGCGCGGTCTGCAGCGCATCACCACCAGCGACGGCTTCTTCGTCGTCCTCGCGCTCGACCATCTGATCTCGTTCAAGGACATGTTGGCCGACGACCGCTCGAAGGTCAGCTACCAGCAGGCCGTCGACGCCAAGCTCGAACTGGTCAACGCAGTCGCGCCGGTCGCCAGCGCCTTCCTGCTGGAAGCGCAGTTCAGCCTGGCGCAGGTCATCGCCTCGCGCGCCCTTCCCGGTTCTGTCGGCCTCATCGCCTCGATCGAGGGCGAGGGCTTCGACACGGTCGACGGCGAGCGCCGCACCCGCTTCCGCCCCCACTGGACGACGCGCAAGATCAAGATGCTCGGCGCGGATATGGAGAAGCTGCTCTGGTTCTACCGCTCCGACGCCAAGACGGCCGAGGCGCAGCGCCAGGTCGTGCGCGATCTCGTCGCCGAATGCGCCGAGCAGTCGCTGCCCTTCGTCGTCGAGCCGATCTGGTACGCGCTGCCGGGAGAGGACACCAAGAGCACGGCCTGGAAGGAGCGCCGCGTCGAGGGGATCATCGAATCCGCGCATATCGCGGCCGAATTCGGCGCCGACATGCTGAAGGTGGAGTTCCCCGGCGACGTCTCCACGCCGGAGGGCCGCCGCGCCGCCGCCAAGGCCTGCCAGCGCCTCAATGACGGCATGGTGCAGCCCTGGGTCATCCTTTCGGCCGGCGTCGGCTACGAGGAATTCCGCACGCAGGTGGAAGTCGCCTGCGACGCCGGCGCCTCGGGCTTCCTCGGGGGGCGCTCGATCTGGCAGGACGCGGTCTCGACCCGCGACCCGGCGGCGCGCGCCGTCGCGGCCAGGGAGGCGGCCGCCCGCCTCGCCGAGCTGACCGAGGTCACGCGCCGTCATGGCCGTCCCTACGCCCCGGCGGTGACCGGCGACCAGCTCGCCGCCGCCTTCCCCGACGGCTGGTATTCCAGCTGGCAGGAGGCCTGA
- a CDS encoding ADP-dependent glucokinase/phosphofructokinase, which produces MGAADRVSADLEGFDRLWRRRFAETAAAMSSLARAARPVLLGFSAFVDASVRLEKAVLLFAPDAPLPARDLAGELLARIRAGRGGEYSIDWPTGDAWLAENLPHDIGAGGTSAQIAKAFGILGAPALLALADRSPAQLAVLDPGILIAEGGSARPLAEIAPDPARAKARHWIFESTAGTEVAGEVVSRSTRVIVRLVDDVPENDPAFAALSLDMARNAGAAAISSLVSTPDHLLPQTLARVADLARGWRAAGLGFVHIELADYGHRPHLPAMILGSLAGLVTSVGMSLSEWRVIGKGPAEPGPMAAFARRHGLARLCVHADDYALAVTTGDAEREARALFAGCVLAGARAAAGRPVRPQDIPADAVFSPPPQFGGAADGYAAVTCPAPWLSRPASTIGLGDTFLAGTLLVHCQPPGS; this is translated from the coding sequence ATGGGTGCCGCCGACCGGGTCTCGGCCGATCTCGAGGGTTTCGATCGCCTTTGGCGTCGGCGCTTTGCCGAGACCGCGGCGGCGATGTCCTCGCTCGCCAGGGCGGCGCGGCCGGTGCTGCTCGGCTTCTCGGCCTTCGTCGACGCCTCCGTCCGCCTCGAAAAGGCCGTCCTCCTGTTCGCGCCCGATGCGCCGCTGCCGGCGCGCGATCTTGCCGGAGAACTCCTTGCCCGTATCCGCGCCGGTCGCGGCGGCGAATACAGCATCGACTGGCCGACCGGCGACGCCTGGCTGGCGGAGAACCTGCCGCACGACATCGGTGCCGGCGGCACGTCGGCCCAGATCGCCAAGGCCTTCGGGATTCTCGGCGCGCCGGCCCTTCTGGCGCTGGCCGATCGCAGCCCGGCGCAGCTTGCCGTGCTCGATCCCGGCATCCTGATCGCGGAGGGCGGGTCTGCCCGCCCGCTGGCGGAGATCGCGCCGGACCCCGCGCGCGCCAAGGCGCGTCACTGGATCTTCGAGTCCACCGCCGGAACCGAGGTTGCCGGCGAGGTCGTGAGCCGCTCGACGCGCGTCATCGTGCGCCTTGTCGACGACGTGCCCGAAAACGACCCCGCCTTCGCGGCGCTCAGCCTCGACATGGCCCGCAATGCCGGCGCCGCGGCGATCTCCAGCCTCGTCTCGACACCCGATCACCTGCTGCCGCAAACGCTGGCCCGTGTCGCGGATCTCGCGCGCGGCTGGCGCGCCGCCGGACTCGGCTTCGTGCATATCGAACTCGCCGACTACGGCCACCGGCCGCATCTGCCGGCCATGATCCTCGGCAGCCTCGCCGGGCTCGTCACCTCGGTCGGCATGAGCCTGTCCGAATGGCGCGTCATCGGCAAGGGGCCGGCCGAGCCCGGCCCGATGGCTGCGTTTGCGCGCCGCCATGGCCTCGCGCGGCTCTGCGTCCATGCCGACGATTATGCGCTCGCGGTCACGACGGGCGACGCCGAGCGCGAGGCGAGGGCGCTGTTCGCCGGCTGCGTGCTGGCCGGTGCCCGCGCCGCGGCCGGCCGGCCGGTCCGGCCGCAGGACATCCCCGCCGATGCCGTCTTTTCGCCGCCGCCGCAATTCGGCGGAGCGGCCGATGGCTATGCCGCCGTCACTTGTCCGGCTCCCTGGCTGAGTCGGCCCGCCAGCACGATCGGGCTCGGCGACACCTTCCTGGCCGGGACGCTTCTCGTTCACTGCCAGCCGCCGGGCAGCTAG
- a CDS encoding DUF982 domain-containing protein, whose product MMHPIERVSVWETVTRRRRLTNVEEAARWLLERWPTGTVKPRSYGKALRTCLDVLNGKASPASAREALVKVADDAGILDQA is encoded by the coding sequence ATGATGCATCCGATCGAGCGTGTCTCCGTCTGGGAGACCGTGACCCGCCGACGGCGGCTGACCAATGTCGAGGAAGCCGCGCGATGGCTGCTGGAGAGGTGGCCGACCGGCACGGTCAAGCCGCGCAGCTACGGCAAGGCACTGCGCACCTGTCTCGACGTCCTGAACGGCAAGGCTTCGCCCGCCAGCGCCCGCGAAGCGCTGGTCAAGGTCGCCGACGACGCCGGTATTCTCGACCAGGCATGA
- a CDS encoding carbohydrate ABC transporter permease: MPRLAPLLFLLPIAVSLGSVSLYPILNGLWLSFTNTSLVTQEHDFIGLENYAQLLGDDLFWNAWRHTVYFTVVSTLAETILGLVMALLLVEHFAGRSIVRAAMLVPWAMPTVVTSKMFGWLFDGQYGVVNWALRSSGLIAENINWYGSIDHAMTTIIIADVWKTAPFMALLLMAGLQTIPKSLIEAARMDGAGPVATFIHVRLPLLMSTLLIAGMFRALDAFRVFDLVYVLTGGGPADATETLSTLSYKTLFSALQFGYGSAMATAMFITEALIAIGFGFFIMRKMRAPR; this comes from the coding sequence ATGCCGCGTCTCGCGCCCTTGCTGTTCCTGCTGCCGATCGCCGTCTCGCTCGGTTCGGTGTCGCTGTACCCGATCCTGAACGGCCTCTGGCTCTCCTTCACCAACACCTCGCTGGTGACGCAGGAGCACGATTTCATCGGCCTCGAGAACTACGCGCAGCTGCTCGGCGACGATCTCTTCTGGAACGCCTGGCGGCACACCGTCTATTTCACCGTCGTCTCGACCCTCGCCGAGACCATCCTCGGCCTCGTCATGGCGCTGCTCCTCGTCGAGCATTTCGCCGGCCGCTCCATCGTGCGCGCCGCGATGCTCGTGCCCTGGGCGATGCCGACGGTCGTCACGTCCAAGATGTTCGGCTGGCTGTTCGACGGCCAGTATGGCGTCGTCAACTGGGCGCTGCGCAGCAGCGGCCTCATCGCCGAGAACATCAACTGGTACGGCTCGATCGACCACGCGATGACCACGATCATCATCGCCGATGTCTGGAAGACGGCGCCCTTCATGGCGCTTCTCCTGATGGCCGGGCTGCAGACCATCCCGAAGTCGCTGATCGAGGCGGCGCGGATGGACGGCGCCGGACCGGTCGCGACCTTCATCCATGTGCGGCTGCCGCTCCTGATGTCGACGCTCCTGATCGCCGGCATGTTCCGCGCGCTCGACGCCTTCCGAGTCTTCGACCTCGTCTATGTGCTGACCGGCGGCGGCCCCGCCGACGCGACCGAGACGCTGTCGACGCTGTCCTACAAGACGCTCTTCTCGGCGCTGCAGTTCGGCTACGGCTCGGCCATGGCGACCGCGATGTTCATCACCGAGGCGCTGATCGCGATCGGCTTCGGCTTCTTCATCATGCGCAAGATGCGGGCGCCGCGATGA
- a CDS encoding Gfo/Idh/MocA family protein: MAGWTIMRLRVGIVGCGNIAETYLRNARMFPGVELTACADLVPEAATRRADTYGLRALAVDELIRSDEVDLVLNLTIPAAHFDISSAALAAGKHVFTEKPLSVSFDEGRRLVDMAEAHGLALGCAPDTFLGAAGRMARRLMDEGAIGRVVTGTAFMMSRGMEHWHPNPQFYYQPGAGPVLDMGPYYLTMLATLLGPARRVTAIATTGEAERLITAPGPTSGTRFSVGTPTTVHAALEFASGAVVAVGMSWDVFRHGNHPIELHGTEGSLRLPDPDTFGGTVALSERGGDWREMPTDQLLNGRHNWPFDKPDRANYRMLGVADLAASLAGKRASRASGKLALHVLEIMEAILLSAAEGKPRPLTTTIDRPPALSEAEAAALQAA, from the coding sequence ATGGCGGGTTGGACGATCATGCGGCTTCGCGTCGGCATCGTGGGTTGCGGCAATATAGCGGAGACCTATCTGCGCAACGCCAGGATGTTCCCGGGCGTCGAGCTGACGGCCTGCGCCGATCTCGTTCCCGAGGCGGCGACGCGGCGGGCTGACACCTATGGATTGCGCGCCCTTGCGGTCGATGAGCTGATCCGCTCGGACGAGGTCGATCTCGTCCTCAATCTCACCATCCCGGCCGCGCATTTCGACATTTCCTCGGCCGCGCTCGCCGCCGGCAAGCACGTCTTCACCGAAAAGCCGCTCTCGGTCTCCTTCGACGAGGGTCGGCGACTGGTCGATATGGCGGAAGCGCACGGGCTCGCGCTCGGCTGCGCGCCGGACACCTTTCTCGGCGCGGCCGGCCGCATGGCGCGGCGGCTCATGGACGAGGGCGCCATCGGTCGCGTGGTGACGGGGACGGCCTTCATGATGTCGCGCGGCATGGAGCACTGGCACCCCAATCCGCAGTTCTACTACCAGCCCGGCGCCGGTCCGGTGCTCGACATGGGCCCCTATTACCTGACGATGCTCGCGACCCTGCTCGGTCCGGCGCGGCGCGTGACGGCGATCGCGACGACGGGCGAGGCCGAGCGGCTCATCACCGCGCCCGGCCCGACATCCGGCACCCGCTTCTCGGTCGGAACGCCGACCACGGTCCATGCCGCGCTAGAATTCGCGAGCGGCGCCGTGGTCGCCGTCGGCATGAGCTGGGACGTGTTCCGGCATGGCAACCATCCGATCGAGCTGCACGGCACCGAAGGGTCGCTTCGCCTTCCCGACCCCGACACCTTCGGCGGCACGGTGGCGCTCAGCGAACGCGGTGGCGACTGGCGCGAGATGCCGACGGACCAGTTGCTCAACGGGCGACACAACTGGCCCTTCGACAAGCCGGATCGCGCCAACTACCGCATGCTCGGCGTCGCCGATCTCGCCGCCTCGCTCGCCGGGAAGCGCGCGTCGCGCGCGTCGGGCAAGCTGGCGCTGCATGTGCTCGAGATCATGGAGGCGATCCTTTTGTCCGCCGCGGAAGGCAAGCCGCGTCCTCTCACCACCACGATCGACCGCCCGCCGGCCCTCTCCGAGGCCGAGGCCGCGGCGCTGCAGGCCGCCTGA
- a CDS encoding SDR family NAD(P)-dependent oxidoreductase, with protein sequence MTGFSGKTVLVTGGASGIGRGIVEAFIEQGARVAFTYASSGAQAAEIVAAHGEAKALALQTDATDENAVAEAVARTNAAFGRIDIAVGNAGGLLKRSKVAECSLQLWNEALAVNLTSAFLLARAVVPQMTEAKSGAIVLMSSLAAHDGGGAGASHYAASKGGVMTFVRALAKEVGPDGVRVNGVAPGLIGTQFHDRFSTAEGRKATVERTPMRREGTPADVAAAVLYLASPAAGFIAGEIIEINGGLGAF encoded by the coding sequence ATGACCGGCTTCTCCGGGAAGACGGTGCTGGTCACGGGCGGCGCCTCGGGCATCGGCCGCGGCATCGTCGAAGCGTTCATCGAGCAGGGCGCCCGCGTCGCCTTCACCTATGCCTCGAGCGGCGCGCAGGCGGCCGAGATCGTCGCCGCGCATGGCGAGGCCAAGGCGCTTGCGCTTCAGACCGACGCCACCGACGAAAACGCGGTGGCCGAGGCGGTGGCGCGGACCAATGCCGCCTTCGGACGCATCGACATCGCCGTCGGCAATGCCGGCGGGCTGCTGAAGCGCAGCAAGGTGGCCGAGTGCTCGCTGCAGCTCTGGAACGAGGCGCTCGCCGTCAATCTCACCAGCGCCTTCCTGCTGGCGAGGGCGGTCGTGCCGCAGATGACCGAGGCGAAATCGGGCGCGATCGTGCTGATGAGCTCGCTCGCCGCCCATGACGGCGGTGGCGCCGGCGCATCGCACTATGCGGCCTCCAAGGGCGGCGTGATGACCTTCGTCCGCGCGCTCGCCAAGGAGGTCGGCCCGGACGGCGTGCGCGTGAACGGCGTCGCCCCCGGCCTCATCGGCACGCAGTTCCACGACCGCTTCTCGACCGCCGAGGGACGCAAGGCGACGGTCGAGCGCACCCCCATGCGACGCGAGGGCACGCCGGCCGATGTCGCCGCCGCTGTGCTCTATCTCGCATCCCCCGCGGCCGGGTTCATCGCCGGCGAGATCATCGAGATCAATGGCGGGCTGGGCGCCTTCTAG
- a CDS encoding ABC transporter substrate-binding protein — protein sequence MTRTPKTPASGKGGIQRRQFMMGAGVAAGAAALGMPRLARAADRVEISFASAKFQGTESIGNVVDTFNESQSKIFVKYIELPPPSSSTEVHQALVQQLARKNGSPDVFTQDVIWIAEFAAAGWALPLDEYFGGVKNQFFDGTIDACTYDGKLTALPWGIDSGMMFYRKDLLDEIGAKVPTTWAEMTEQAMKLQADKKVKFGFLWQGKQAEVLVCDAVSVLASNNASILAGDGRSSTLASDKAVEAIQFLHDTINKYKISPADVLSWDEEPSRAPFTGGEAAFLRNWSYVYVLAQDAKSSKVPGKVGVAPLPHFEGGKSAGCLGGYQYGINANTKQREAAVEFLTWMASPETQLRFALKMGIAPTRPAVFDNETLGKEQPFMQSLKTVFTGATPRPKTPKYPQVSLAAQSGISRALVTGKVKEELEAAAKKIDAIVSK from the coding sequence ATGACCAGGACACCGAAGACCCCCGCCAGCGGGAAGGGTGGAATCCAGCGCCGTCAGTTCATGATGGGCGCCGGCGTCGCCGCGGGCGCCGCCGCGCTCGGCATGCCGCGCCTCGCGCGCGCCGCCGACCGTGTCGAGATCAGCTTCGCCAGCGCCAAGTTCCAGGGCACCGAGTCGATCGGCAACGTCGTCGACACCTTCAACGAGTCGCAGAGCAAGATCTTCGTCAAATATATCGAGCTGCCGCCGCCGAGCTCCTCGACCGAGGTGCATCAGGCGCTCGTCCAGCAGCTCGCCCGCAAAAACGGCTCGCCCGACGTCTTCACGCAGGACGTGATCTGGATCGCCGAATTCGCCGCTGCCGGCTGGGCGCTGCCGCTCGACGAGTATTTCGGCGGCGTGAAGAACCAGTTCTTCGACGGCACCATCGATGCCTGCACCTATGACGGCAAGCTGACCGCGCTGCCCTGGGGCATCGACTCCGGCATGATGTTCTACCGAAAGGATCTGCTCGACGAGATCGGCGCCAAGGTTCCGACGACCTGGGCCGAGATGACCGAGCAGGCGATGAAGCTGCAGGCCGACAAGAAGGTGAAGTTCGGCTTCCTGTGGCAGGGCAAGCAGGCGGAAGTGCTGGTCTGCGACGCCGTCTCGGTGCTCGCCTCCAACAATGCCTCGATCCTCGCCGGCGACGGCCGCTCCTCGACGCTGGCAAGCGACAAGGCCGTCGAGGCGATCCAGTTCCTTCACGACACGATCAACAAGTACAAGATCAGCCCGGCGGACGTGCTCTCATGGGACGAGGAGCCCTCGCGCGCGCCCTTCACCGGCGGCGAGGCGGCGTTCCTGCGCAACTGGTCCTATGTCTATGTCCTGGCGCAGGACGCGAAGTCGTCCAAGGTGCCCGGCAAGGTCGGCGTCGCCCCGCTGCCGCATTTCGAGGGTGGCAAGAGCGCCGGCTGCCTCGGCGGCTACCAGTACGGCATCAACGCCAACACCAAGCAGCGCGAAGCGGCCGTCGAGTTCCTCACCTGGATGGCCTCGCCGGAGACGCAGCTCCGCTTCGCCCTCAAGATGGGCATCGCCCCGACCCGCCCGGCCGTCTTCGACAACGAGACGCTCGGCAAGGAGCAGCCCTTCATGCAGTCGCTGAAGACGGTGTTCACCGGCGCAACGCCGCGCCCGAAGACGCCGAAATATCCGCAGGTCTCGCTGGCGGCCCAGTCCGGCATCTCCCGCGCCCTCGTCACCGGCAAGGTGAAGGAGGAGCTGGAGGCGGCAGCCAAGAAGATCGACGCGATCGTCTCGAAGTAA